A portion of the Aricia agestis chromosome 1, ilAriAges1.1, whole genome shotgun sequence genome contains these proteins:
- the LOC121732286 gene encoding polycomb group protein Psc-like, whose amino-acid sequence MVTSNKQPDQKVVKMDDQNNGAVVPQRTLLGEVNEHITCPLCHGYYIDATTIVECLHSFCRSCIIKHLQVKSYCPVCEMMINSAKPNIKLDKALQDIVYKLVPGLFQREMERRQQFYSSRPGPAASATPEQRGEDTERIIFSPEDVISFSLEYSDLTDADSISSKSSDSNEPQANTAVPRRYLQCPAVVNINHLKKFLSMKFDIDSTQFAIDILYKRVPLPDYYTLMDIAYIYNWKRNEPMRFFYQIIDYVAIRNRLFDVNRKGSHFTDRKSSPTGTEDTNASSPAPNLNDPGELSSGTDSPMPDESNNKKSREVLKKNSMFSSNISKDGNSPGQCSTDKTRCTSPLKKNDDEVEKSQFLNSFELTAKNNSAKNIQLKSNSENILLSPKEINLVEKNEEGLKRKHEGTKNLPEIKKVKIELEKAKLPTGQNVTPSTGIVKSCLSDRPIKTEIIEKGVENSNKTLTNNEHSAMGSTVPVKDIKPPPALSTKQNMQENAGQKRNVSTSQTSSSPKRKPTESVSAQSTTTQKLVSPLKLHIHKSEPQTSNTKHSESLKPVMKKIPELKSSLPHTSTQSKGQTPGKLRMDLLSNNCDPTSDRSKIMSQVKTSLPGASTAPTSGDPLKSLFDSCKINIPSSLSITLTDQKLDAKSPVDQITADAKKNIMNKNLSTASNVQHKVPSPPVHNYIEILKLPDTDPKKQVKTESEKVIAGNKTEGSNSQTKQIKSPETSAKGPVPNLKPIADAKLPKQGGNFTGPITFQQTFEQQFLQGDKKSKLPKNKAQVPKLVPATSKSFASSKLNNPNSSKLPSTGSPATETKSSMALDLSTPHNLPSQLGPQQTKAFETMQSIANLAKKQGIQTKGLPQAINQIRNFPSISNRPLGSNVTPLRVPSSSTLNQLKMEKISPNLPSGTQAPLKQEITAKSSTVKQINPTNPNVASPSFQTSSQNTSNATQPSPRQTRSPSSSPKLVIAEEKQANNVSEQNANQSNQITSTQLSNLGSAKTDSAKVSPGPAKSLPKQLRPLVPMAKMTSIRQPITSNINSNPTMSSPTDYLSQPQLLTHAQILRHQMEVQNAWLAQRQYDLLKNMSSMAQSQNDFNKEKQ is encoded by the coding sequence ATGGTCACTTCTAATAAACAACCCGATCAAAAGGTTGTTAAAATGGATGATCAAAACAATGGTGCAGTGGTTCCTCAGAGAACTCTGCTAGGCGAAGTGAATGAACACATTACATGTCCATTATGCCACGGTTATTATATTGATGCAACCACCATTGTAGAATGTTTACATTCTTTTTGTCGAAGTTGCATTATAAAACATCTGCAAGTTAAAAGCTACTGTCCCGTGTGTGAAATGATGATTAACTCTGCAAAGCCAAATATCAAACTGGATAAGGCTCTTCAAGATATTGTTTACAAGCTAGTTCCGGGACTTTTTCAAAGAGAAATGGAAAGGAGGCAACAATTTTATTCGTCAAGACCTGGGCCAGCCGCTTCTGCTACTCCAGAACAAAGAGGTGAAGATACTGAAAGGATAATATTTAGCCCTGAAGATGTAATTTCCTTTTCACTAGAATATTCAGACCTAACCGATGCAGATAGCATATCCAGTAAGTCTTCTGATAGTAATGAACCACAAGCCAATACAGCAGTTCCCAGAAGATATTTGCAGTGCCCAGCTGTTGTTAATATTAATCATcttaaaaagtttttgagtaTGAAGTTTGATATTGATAGCACACAATTTGctattgatatattatataagaggGTTCCTTTACCTGATTATTACACACTAATGGATATTGCTTACATTTACAACTGGAAAAGAAATGAGCCAATgagatttttttatcaaattataGATTATGTAGCAATACGTAACAGGTTGTTTGATGTGAACAGAAAAGGGTCGCATTTCACAGATAGGAAATCAAGTCCTACAGGCACTGAAGATACTAATGCTAGCAGTCCAGCACCTAATTTGAATGACCCAGGAGAGCTGTCATCAGGAACTGATAGCCCCATGCCTGACGAAAGCAACAATAAGAAATCCCgggaagttttaaaaaaaaacagtatgtTTTCCTCAAATATTTCAAAGGATGGAAATTCCCCTGGACAGTGCTCAACAGACAAAACCAGATGTACTTCTCCTTTGAAGAAAAATGATGATGAAGTTGAAAAATCTCAGTTTTTGAATTCTTTTGAGCTCACAGCTAAAAATAACTCTGCTAAAAATATTCAACTCAAATCAAAtagtgaaaatatattattatcgccAAAAGAAATTAACCTAGTTGAAAAGAATGAGGAGGGCTTAAAAAGAAAACATGAAGGTACCAAGAATTTAcctgaaattaaaaaagttaaaattgaaCTAGAAAAGGCAAAACTGCCTACTGGTCAAAATGTTACACCAAGCACTGGAATTGTAAAATCTTGTTTAAGTGACAGACCTATAAAAACAGAAATTATTGAAAAAGGTGTTGAAAATTCCAATAAGACTTTAACAAATAATGAACATAGTGCCATGGGATCCACAGTACCAGTTAAAGATATTAAGCCACCTCCAGCATTGTCTACTAAACAGAACATGCAAGAAAATGCAGGTCAAAAGCGAAATGTTTCAACATCTCAAACATCATCTTCACCAAAAAGAAAACCAACAGAGTCAGTATCTGCTCAATCAACAACCACACAAAAGTTGGTCTCTCCTTTAAAATTACATATCCATAAATCTGAACCACAAACCTCCAACACAAAGCATAGTGAAAGCTTGAAACCAGTCATGAAGAAAATCCCTGAGTTGAAATCTAGTTTACCACACACTTCTACACAAAGCAAAGGACAGACTCCTGGTAAACTGAGAATGGATCTTTTATCAAATAATTGTGATCCAACTAGTGACAGAAGTAAAATAATGTCACAAGTTAAAACATCATTACCAGGTGCAAGTACTGCTCCTACAAGTGGAGACCCCTTAAAATCACTATTTGACTcctgtaaaattaatattccttCCTCACTCTCAATAACCCTGACAGACCAAAAATTAGATGCAAAAAGTCCTGTTGACCAAATCACTGCTGATGctaagaaaaatataatgaacAAGAATCTTTCCACAGCTTCTAATGTGCAACATAAGGTTCCAAGTCCTCCAGTACATAATTACATAGAAATACTAAAATTGCCCGATACTGATCCAAAAAAGCAAGTAAAAACTGAAAGTGAAAAAGTTATTGCAGGAAATAAGACTGAAGGTAGTAATTCTCAAACAAAGCAAATAAAATCTCCAGAAACATCGGCTAAAGGACCAGTCCCTAATCTAAAACCTATAGCGGATGCCAAATTACCAAAGCAAGGTGGCAATTTTACAGGGCCTATAACATTTCAACAAACTTTTGAGCAGCAATTTTTACAAGgtgataaaaaatcaaaattacccAAAAATAAGGCTCAAGTTCCAAAACTGGTTCCGGCCACATCAAAATCTTTTGCCTCGAGTAAACTTAACAATCCCAATTCAAGTAAGTTACCTTCTACTGGCAGTCCGGCTACAGAAACAAAGTCAAGTATGGCTCTTGATTTGTCTACTCCCCATAATTTACCAAGTCAGTTGGGACCACAACAAACAAAAGCTTTTGAGACAATGCAATCAATTGCTAATCTCGCTAAGAAACAAGGTATACAAACTAAAGGCTTGCCTCAAGCTATAAATCAGATTCGCAACTTTCCAAGTatctctaacaggccattaggTTCAAATGTTACGCCATTGCGAGTTCCATCTTCTAGTACATTAAATCAGTTGAAAATGGAGAAGATTAGCCCTAACTTACCAAGTGGGACTCAGGCTCCCCTGAAACAGGAAATTACAGCAAAGTCAAGTACAGTGAAGCAAATAAATCCTACTAATCCAAATGTGGCATCTCCTAGTTTTCAAACATCTTCACAGAATACTTCCAATGCTACTCAACCATCTCCTAGACAGACTCGCTCTCCAAGTTCTTCACCAAAACTAGTGATTGCAGAGGAAAAACAAGCAAATAATGTCTCCGAGCAAAATGCTAATCAGTCAAATCAAATTACAAGTACGCAGCTATCAAATTTGGGATCTGCAAAAACCGATTCAGCTAAAGTTTCACCAGGTCCTGCTAAATCACTACCTAAACAGTTAAGACCATTGGTCCCAATGGCAAAAATGACAAGTATTAGGCAACCAATCACTTCAAATATAAATTCTAATCCTACTATGTCTTCACCGACTGACTATCTGTCTCAGCCTCAACTCCTAACTCACGCGCAGATATTAAGACACCAAATGGAAGTACAAAATGCTTGGTTAGCACAAAGACAGTATGATTTGCTTAAAAATATGTCAAGCATGGCACAATCCCAGAATGATTTTAATAAGGAAAAGCAATAA
- the LOC121732371 gene encoding cell division control protein 6 homolog, with amino-acid sequence MSSCQTEIPFRSRKRTYLQSKKEKCNIENKDILNIVKTVKKSLKRINEDKLEKIVNDDVCSAKKIAKPLEVSDDCGKDSDTANSFDTNENSLKPLVSRENEIAFLENFLYEHLESDQSGSLYISGQPGTGKTASLSYVLKLPKVKYGYQQVYVNCTMMKSASSIYNRICKELRIKTSGTSEKASLSAIEKFLCTDHKMILLVLDEIDQLGSARQSVLYTLFGWAAVAAHRTVLVGVANALDLTERALPRLAARGLRPATLHFAPYTKQQIVDVFTSVLADEDKGNVFSPVALQMLAAKISAISGDMRRALDIGRRVIELARRSKFAETQCVETMMKDNTATVELKQVLQVLNDVYGGSAKIDNDVEESLPLQQKLILCSLILILNKGNTKEIQMGKLHDEYKKVCAARNICPLELGELGTACALLEARGALTVRAAGNGGARGRRLRLQWDESELRAALRDKPLLAAILQRAH; translated from the exons ATGTCTTCGTGCCAAACTGAAATTCCTTTTAGGTCACGTAAAAGGACGTACCTGCAAAGCAAGAAAGAAAAATGTAATATAGAAAATAAAGATATCTTAAACATTGTCAAAACTGTAAAGAAATCCTTAAAAAGGATTAATGAAGATAAACTAGAGAAAATTGTTAATGATG ATGTATGCTCTGCAAAGAAGATAGCAAAACCACTAGAAGTATCAGATGATTGTGGTAAAGATTCGGACACTGCAAATAGCTTTGA CACCAATGAAAATAGTTTAAAACCTCTGGTTAGTCGGGAGAATGAGATAGCGTTTTTAGAAAACTTTCTATATGAACACTTAGAAAGTGATCAATCTGGATCCCTATACATTTCTGGTCAACCAGGAACTGGAAAAACGGCAAGCCTGTCATATGTGTTAAAACTGCCTAAG GTAAAATATGGTTATCAGCAAGTTTATGTTAATTGCACAATGATGAAATCTGCCTCTAGCATTTACAATAGGATATGCAAGGAGTTAAGGATAAAGACTTCAGGCACAAGTGAAAAGGCATCTTTGAGTGCAATTGAAAAGTTTTTGTGTACAGATCATAAGATGAT CTTGCTGGTGCTGGACGAGATCGACCAGCTGGGCAGCGCGCGGCAATCGGTGCTGTACACGTTGTTCGGGTGGGCCGCGGTAGCCGCGCACCGCACGGtgctggtgggcgtggccaacGCGCTCGACCTCACTGAGCGTGCGCTGCCGCGATTGGCTGCGCGCGGCCTGCGACCAGCCACGCTGCACTTCGCGCCGTACACCAAGCAGCAGATCGTTGATGTGTTCACCTCGGTACTGGCAGACGAGGACAAGGGGAATGTATTCTCGCCCGTCGCGCTACAGATGCTGGCAG CTAAAATATCAGCGATATCCGGCGACATGAGGAGGGCACTGGACATCGGACGGCGCGTCATAGAGCTAGCTCGCCGGAGCAAATTCGCCGAGACGCAGTGTGTCGAGACTATGATGAAGGACAACACGGCCACAGTCGAGCTGAAGCAGGTTCTACAAGTCCTGAACGACGTTTACGGCGGCTCCGCCAAGATCGACAACGACGTGGAAGAAAGTTTGCCGTTGCAGCAAAAGCTTATTTTATGCAGCTTAATATTAATCTTAAATAAGGGGAACACCAAAGAAATACAGATGGGAAAACTTCATGATGAATATAAAAA GGTGTGCGCGGCGCGTAACATCTGCCCGCTGGAGCTGGGCGAGCTGGGCACGGCGTGCGCGTTGCTGGAGGCGCGCGGGGCGCTCACCGTGCGCGCTGCTGGCAATG GAGGCGCGCGCGGGCGGCGGCTACGGCTGCAGTGGGACGAGTCGGAGCTGCGCGCGGCTCTGCGGGACAAGCCACTGTTGGCCGCCATACTGCAGCGCGCACACTGA